One part of the Luteibacter yeojuensis genome encodes these proteins:
- a CDS encoding Trm112 family protein yields MDKRLLDILCCPVSKRPLRPLSAAERDQLNSAIRAGSVDTVAGEKVAEAISEGLITTDGQVVYRVEDGIPVMLPDAGIGTLQLAGFTPETGRAQNP; encoded by the coding sequence ATGGACAAGCGTCTCCTCGACATCCTCTGCTGCCCGGTCAGCAAGCGCCCCCTCCGCCCGCTTTCGGCGGCGGAGCGCGATCAGCTCAACAGCGCCATCCGTGCCGGCTCGGTCGACACCGTGGCCGGCGAAAAGGTCGCCGAGGCCATCTCCGAAGGCCTGATCACCACCGACGGCCAAGTCGTCTATCGGGTGGAGGACGGCATCCCTGTCATGCTCCCCGACGCGGGCATCGGTACCCTCCAACTGGCGGGCTTTACTCCGGAAACGGGTCGCGCACAAAATCCGTGA
- a CDS encoding 5-(carboxyamino)imidazole ribonucleotide synthase, with amino-acid sequence MLALAAAPLGIRTLAVDASADACAGQVAELLIAGWSDEAALADFARRVDAVTFDFENVPAATAERLAGQVAVHPNPQALAVAQDRLAEKTLFRESGLDTPGFAAVDTRDDLVAAVERIGLPAILKTRRLGYDGKGQFRLKTAADIDAAWAALGEAAAKHGLILEAFVPFDRELSVVAVRGRDGEFRTWPLTRNWHVDGVLSLSLAPAPGTSDALEQAAVAQAKAIAERLGYVGVFALELFVRGGELLGNEMAPRVHNSGHWTIEGAHTSQFENHIRAVLGLPLGDTGARGASAMLNWIGEMPDPAPVLSVADGHWHDYGKEARPGRKVGHATICASDAGSLRAKLVEVGSGLGREAQVAPAIEVLG; translated from the coding sequence ATGCTGGCCCTGGCCGCGGCGCCGCTGGGCATCCGCACCCTGGCGGTCGACGCGTCGGCCGACGCCTGCGCCGGCCAGGTCGCTGAGCTCCTCATCGCGGGCTGGAGCGACGAGGCCGCCCTTGCGGACTTCGCCCGCCGGGTCGATGCCGTCACCTTCGATTTCGAGAACGTCCCGGCGGCGACCGCCGAGCGCCTGGCCGGACAGGTCGCGGTCCATCCCAATCCGCAGGCACTTGCCGTGGCCCAGGACCGCCTTGCCGAAAAGACCCTGTTTCGCGAATCGGGCCTCGACACGCCCGGGTTCGCCGCGGTGGACACCCGCGACGACCTGGTCGCGGCGGTCGAACGCATCGGCCTGCCCGCCATCCTGAAGACGCGCCGGCTCGGCTACGACGGCAAGGGCCAGTTCCGCCTGAAGACGGCCGCCGACATCGACGCGGCCTGGGCGGCCCTTGGCGAGGCGGCGGCGAAGCACGGCCTGATCCTCGAGGCCTTCGTGCCCTTCGACCGCGAACTGTCGGTCGTGGCCGTGCGCGGCCGCGACGGCGAGTTCCGGACCTGGCCGCTCACCCGCAACTGGCACGTCGACGGCGTCCTGTCGCTGAGCCTCGCACCCGCCCCGGGCACGTCCGACGCACTCGAGCAGGCCGCCGTCGCGCAGGCGAAGGCCATCGCCGAGCGGCTCGGGTACGTGGGCGTGTTCGCGCTGGAGCTGTTCGTCCGGGGCGGGGAACTGCTCGGCAACGAGATGGCTCCCCGCGTGCACAACTCCGGGCACTGGACCATCGAGGGTGCGCATACCAGCCAGTTCGAGAACCATATCCGCGCCGTGCTGGGCCTTCCGCTGGGGGATACCGGCGCCCGCGGCGCGAGCGCCATGCTCAACTGGATCGGCGAGATGCCCGATCCCGCGCCCGTGTTGTCCGTCGCCGATGGCCACTGGCATGACTACGGAAAGGAAGCGCGCCCCGGCCGCAAGGTGGGTCACGCGACCATCTGTGCCAGCGACGCCGGCAGCCTGCGGGCGAAGCTGGTGGAAGTGGGGTCGGGGCTGGGGCGCGAGGCCCAGGTGGCCCCGGCGATCGAGGTGCTGGGCTAG
- a CDS encoding superoxide dismutase: MAFELPPLPYEKNALEPHISAETLEFHHGKHHQAYVTNLNNLIKGTEFEGKSLEDIVKTSSGGIFNNAAQIWNHTFYWHSMRPASQQAEPPAKLADALVKAFGSVDKFKEEFVKQAAGNFGSGWTWLVQRPDGSLAIVNTSNAATPITGSDKPLFTADVWEHAYYIDYRNARPKYLEAFWNIVNWEFAAKNLA; encoded by the coding sequence ATGGCGTTCGAACTTCCCCCGCTCCCCTATGAGAAGAATGCCCTGGAACCGCATATCTCCGCCGAGACGCTGGAGTTCCACCACGGCAAGCACCACCAGGCCTACGTGACGAATCTCAACAACCTGATCAAGGGTACGGAGTTCGAGGGCAAGAGCCTGGAAGATATCGTCAAGACCTCCTCGGGCGGCATCTTCAACAACGCCGCGCAGATCTGGAACCATACGTTTTACTGGCATTCGATGCGTCCGGCCTCGCAGCAGGCCGAGCCGCCGGCCAAGCTGGCCGATGCGCTGGTCAAGGCTTTCGGCTCGGTCGACAAGTTCAAGGAAGAGTTCGTCAAGCAGGCCGCCGGCAACTTCGGCTCGGGCTGGACCTGGCTGGTGCAGCGTCCGGACGGTTCGCTGGCCATCGTGAACACCTCGAACGCGGCCACCCCGATCACCGGCAGCGACAAGCCGCTGTTCACGGCCGATGTGTGGGAGCACGCCTACTACATCGATTACCGCAACGCCCGTCCGAAGTATCTGGAAGCGTTCTGGAACATCGTCAACTGGGAGTTCGCGGCGAAGAATCTCGCCTGA
- the purE gene encoding 5-(carboxyamino)imidazole ribonucleotide mutase — protein sequence MTSNGANEADRPRVGVVMGSRSDWETMEHASATLTRLGILHEIRVVSAHRTPDLLFDYAATARDRGIQVIVAGAGGAAHLPGMLAAKTPLPVFGVPVQSKALNGMDSLLSIAQMPAGVPVGTLAIGRAGAVNAALLAGSVLALHDPAVASALDAFRSEQTRTVLDDPDPRT from the coding sequence ATGACTTCCAACGGTGCTAACGAAGCGGACAGGCCACGCGTCGGCGTGGTGATGGGGTCGCGTTCGGACTGGGAAACGATGGAGCACGCCTCCGCCACGCTGACCCGTCTGGGCATCCTGCATGAGATCCGCGTGGTCTCCGCCCACCGCACGCCCGACCTGCTCTTCGACTACGCCGCCACGGCGCGGGACCGGGGTATCCAGGTCATCGTCGCCGGCGCCGGTGGCGCCGCGCACCTGCCGGGCATGCTCGCCGCGAAGACGCCCCTGCCGGTGTTCGGGGTGCCGGTGCAGTCCAAGGCCCTGAACGGCATGGATTCCCTTCTTTCCATCGCGCAGATGCCGGCCGGCGTTCCGGTGGGAACCCTGGCCATCGGCCGGGCCGGCGCCGTCAACGCCGCCCTGCTGGCCGGTTCGGTGCTCGCCTTGCACGACCCCGCGGTGGCCTCCGCGCTGGACGCCTTCCGGTCGGAGCAGACCCGTACCGTCCTGGACGATCCGGATCCCCGCACGTGA
- the grxD gene encoding Grx4 family monothiol glutaredoxin, whose amino-acid sequence MDVVDEIKAIVAAHPIVLFMKGTPEYPTCGFSDRAVKALQAAGATFHFVNVLADPRIRAGLPHYSNWPTFPQLFLLGEFIGGCDIVEDLHAAGELKRMAADVAGAAS is encoded by the coding sequence ATGGACGTCGTAGACGAGATCAAGGCCATCGTGGCGGCCCACCCGATCGTGCTTTTCATGAAAGGCACGCCGGAATACCCCACCTGTGGCTTCTCCGACCGGGCGGTCAAGGCCTTGCAGGCCGCGGGCGCGACGTTCCATTTCGTGAACGTGCTGGCGGATCCGCGCATTCGCGCCGGGCTGCCGCATTACTCGAACTGGCCCACCTTTCCGCAGCTGTTCCTCCTCGGCGAGTTCATCGGCGGCTGCGACATCGTCGAAGACCTGCACGCCGCGGGCGAGCTGAAGCGCATGGCAGCAGACGTGGCGGGGGCGGCCTCGTGA
- the nadC gene encoding carboxylating nicotinate-nucleotide diphosphorylase, producing the protein MNPPDPRHLAEALPPASEILADVERAFAEDVGPGDATADLLDPGASATAVLTCREDAVLCGSAWFDACFRKLDPDVRIEWLANDGDRVAPGTAICRLAGKARALVTAERSALNFLQLLSATATVTARYAEAIAGTHTRVLDTRKTIPGLRRAQKYAVRCGGGTNHRMGLFDAMMLKENHIIAAGGIPAAVRAARAIHPDLPLIVEVESLDELAQAVSAGADRALLDNFTPEMLTEAVAFTAGRIPLEVSGNVEIDTIRAIAETGVDFISSGALTKHVRAIDLSLRLDL; encoded by the coding sequence ATGAACCCACCCGACCCGCGACACCTCGCCGAGGCACTCCCGCCGGCCAGCGAGATCCTTGCCGATGTGGAACGCGCCTTCGCCGAGGATGTCGGCCCTGGCGATGCGACCGCCGACCTGCTCGATCCCGGCGCCTCCGCCACGGCCGTGCTGACGTGCCGCGAAGATGCGGTCCTCTGCGGCTCGGCGTGGTTCGACGCATGCTTCCGCAAGCTCGATCCGGACGTGCGGATCGAATGGCTCGCCAACGACGGCGACCGCGTCGCGCCTGGAACGGCCATCTGCCGGCTCGCCGGCAAGGCGCGCGCACTGGTGACGGCGGAACGCTCGGCGCTGAATTTCCTCCAGCTGCTCTCCGCGACGGCCACCGTCACGGCACGCTACGCCGAAGCGATCGCCGGCACGCACACGCGCGTTCTGGACACCCGCAAGACGATCCCGGGCCTGCGCCGGGCCCAGAAGTACGCGGTACGTTGCGGTGGCGGCACCAATCACCGGATGGGCCTCTTCGACGCGATGATGCTCAAGGAAAACCACATCATTGCCGCCGGGGGCATTCCCGCCGCCGTGCGTGCCGCACGCGCCATCCATCCGGACCTGCCGCTGATCGTCGAAGTGGAATCGCTGGATGAACTGGCGCAGGCGGTATCCGCCGGTGCCGACCGCGCCCTGCTCGACAACTTCACGCCTGAGATGCTGACCGAGGCCGTGGCCTTCACGGCGGGACGGATTCCGCTGGAGGTTTCCGGCAACGTCGAGATCGACACGATCCGCGCCATTGCGGAGACTGGCG
- a CDS encoding SDR family NAD(P)-dependent oxidoreductase has product MSVLPSARLPEGWAIAPGALAGRVVIVTGATGGLGGETAKAAMRAGATVVITGRKVRALEKLYDELVALGAGEPVIHPLDLESATPNDYAALAEGIEKEFGRLDGIVHAAAHFNELTPIAMHKPDDWLRAMQVNVSAPFALTQACMPLLAKAEDSAVVFVLDDPDLVSRAHWGGYGVSKAAVERMAAVLHAENGRGALRVHALLPPPMRTALRRAAYYGENTLEKPLPTASAEAIVYLLSGAAANARGTVLDIRD; this is encoded by the coding sequence GTGAGCGTCCTGCCGTCCGCCCGCCTTCCCGAAGGCTGGGCGATCGCGCCCGGCGCACTGGCCGGCCGCGTGGTCATCGTGACGGGTGCGACGGGCGGCCTGGGCGGCGAAACGGCGAAGGCCGCGATGCGCGCGGGCGCCACGGTGGTCATCACCGGGCGCAAGGTCCGTGCCCTGGAGAAGCTCTACGACGAACTCGTGGCGCTCGGCGCGGGCGAGCCGGTGATCCACCCGCTCGACCTCGAAAGCGCCACGCCGAACGATTACGCCGCGCTGGCCGAAGGCATCGAGAAGGAATTCGGTCGGCTGGACGGCATCGTGCATGCCGCCGCGCACTTCAACGAACTCACGCCCATCGCGATGCACAAGCCGGACGACTGGCTGCGTGCGATGCAGGTCAATGTTTCCGCGCCGTTCGCGCTCACCCAGGCCTGCATGCCCCTGCTCGCGAAGGCCGAAGACAGCGCCGTGGTCTTCGTGCTCGACGATCCGGACCTCGTCTCCCGTGCCCACTGGGGTGGCTACGGCGTGTCCAAGGCCGCGGTGGAGCGCATGGCCGCGGTGCTGCATGCCGAGAACGGCCGCGGCGCGCTGCGCGTGCACGCGCTGCTCCCCCCGCCGATGCGCACGGCACTGCGCCGCGCCGCCTACTACGGCGAGAACACCCTGGAAAAACCGCTGCCCACGGCCTCGGCCGAAGCGATCGTGTACCTGCTTTCCGGGGCGGCCGCGAACGCGCGCGGCACCGTGCTCGATATCCGCGACTGA
- a CDS encoding DUF1631 domain-containing protein: MNNASEPSNVVDLSQRLDPRSERVGELLVTVRGLATKRLHALASNMFENIDDALFDLAEKAENNAAQTQFFDGMREVRKKRAIVERTFLGQVARDLADFSAGRTRAPDSDANARPLANIELSLVGENELEESLAITSMIGKNEQRLARALFAVNQRLSVICGGAKMDDASNPVGPASLAGAFRQAMRELMVEVRVKLIIYKLFDRYVLAGIDELYDDINNELAAAGVLPQLRHEIPTRRSDAPAPIGPVSAAVAPAQVAAPVTDAAAAEFMQSLHALFSARRGDAAVLGTGGMPLATGPLPSATELLGALTLLQSQIAVLPSNAAPLATQADVTRDVAQLKEQLLAQIGQLRGQQTAHVSGMDEDTIDLVGMLFEFILEDHNLPAEMQVMLARLQIPYLKVGLLDRRMFAHKSHPARQLLDALADAAKGWSAEADRDGRLFDKVKSIVERLLHEFDDDVAIFTKLAAELQDFLDVSRKRAELAEQRVAESTRGREKLEHARRRAAQEIVGRIGGASLPPLVYGVLTRAWANYIVLTLLRQGEESHEFRESLRFIDEFIASARPVHDLNSRRDLRAMLPGIERGLRRGLAAVAFQEADTEQLLAQLHAFYRQQLGEAAPETASGTIVASVMPLPEAIQAIEEPVAAPEPDDEVDSLLDEAFDERYLAQARELKVGQWLEFVAADGTTDRAKLSWISPISGRYLFVNRRGLKVADHSLAGLAQAFANGTARVLDSTLLFDRAMDAIVEKLRQPEG, from the coding sequence ATGAACAACGCGAGCGAGCCGTCCAACGTCGTCGATCTGAGCCAGCGCCTGGACCCGCGCAGCGAGCGCGTGGGCGAGCTGCTGGTGACGGTGCGCGGCCTGGCTACCAAGCGGTTGCACGCGCTGGCCTCGAACATGTTCGAGAACATCGACGACGCACTGTTCGACCTGGCCGAGAAAGCCGAGAACAACGCGGCACAGACCCAGTTCTTCGATGGCATGCGCGAAGTACGCAAGAAGCGCGCGATCGTCGAACGCACGTTCCTCGGCCAGGTCGCGCGTGACCTGGCCGATTTCTCCGCGGGCCGTACGCGTGCCCCGGATAGCGACGCGAACGCGCGCCCGCTCGCCAACATCGAGCTCAGCCTCGTCGGCGAGAACGAGCTGGAGGAATCGCTCGCCATCACCAGCATGATCGGCAAGAACGAGCAGCGCCTTGCGCGCGCCCTGTTCGCCGTGAACCAGCGCCTGTCGGTGATCTGCGGCGGCGCCAAGATGGACGACGCCAGCAACCCGGTCGGCCCCGCCTCCCTCGCCGGCGCGTTCCGCCAGGCGATGCGCGAGCTGATGGTCGAGGTCCGCGTCAAGCTGATCATCTACAAGCTGTTCGATCGCTACGTGCTCGCCGGCATCGACGAGCTTTACGACGACATCAACAATGAACTGGCGGCCGCCGGCGTGCTGCCCCAGCTGCGCCACGAGATTCCCACGCGACGCAGCGACGCGCCCGCCCCCATCGGCCCGGTATCGGCTGCCGTCGCGCCGGCGCAGGTCGCCGCGCCGGTCACGGACGCGGCCGCCGCCGAGTTCATGCAGTCGCTGCATGCGCTGTTCTCCGCGCGGCGCGGCGACGCGGCCGTCCTCGGCACGGGTGGGATGCCGCTGGCGACGGGACCGTTGCCCAGCGCCACCGAGCTGCTCGGCGCGCTGACGCTGCTGCAGAGCCAGATCGCCGTGCTGCCCAGCAACGCGGCGCCGCTCGCCACGCAGGCCGACGTCACCCGCGACGTGGCCCAGCTGAAGGAACAACTGCTCGCCCAGATCGGCCAGTTGCGCGGCCAGCAGACCGCGCACGTGTCCGGCATGGACGAGGACACCATCGACCTGGTGGGCATGCTCTTCGAGTTCATCCTCGAAGACCACAACCTGCCGGCCGAGATGCAAGTGATGCTCGCGCGCCTGCAGATCCCCTACCTCAAGGTCGGCCTGCTCGACCGCCGGATGTTCGCGCACAAATCGCATCCGGCACGTCAACTGCTCGATGCGCTGGCCGATGCCGCGAAGGGCTGGTCGGCCGAGGCCGATCGCGACGGCCGCCTGTTCGACAAGGTGAAGTCGATCGTCGAGCGGCTGCTGCACGAGTTCGACGACGACGTGGCCATCTTCACGAAGCTCGCCGCCGAACTGCAGGATTTCCTCGATGTCAGCCGCAAGCGCGCTGAACTGGCCGAGCAGCGCGTGGCCGAATCCACCCGCGGGCGCGAGAAACTCGAACACGCCCGTCGTCGCGCCGCGCAGGAGATCGTCGGCCGCATCGGCGGCGCCTCGCTGCCGCCACTCGTTTATGGCGTGCTCACGCGTGCATGGGCCAACTACATCGTGCTCACCCTGCTCCGCCAGGGCGAGGAGTCGCACGAGTTCCGCGAGTCGCTGCGCTTCATCGACGAATTCATCGCCAGCGCGCGTCCCGTGCACGACCTCAACAGCCGCCGCGACCTGCGCGCCATGCTGCCTGGCATCGAGCGCGGCCTGCGCCGCGGCCTGGCCGCTGTCGCCTTCCAGGAGGCCGATACCGAACAACTGCTCGCCCAGCTGCACGCCTTCTATCGTCAGCAACTGGGTGAGGCGGCGCCGGAAACGGCCTCGGGGACGATCGTCGCCAGCGTGATGCCGCTGCCGGAAGCGATCCAGGCCATCGAGGAACCGGTGGCCGCGCCGGAGCCGGACGACGAGGTGGATTCCCTCCTCGACGAGGCGTTCGACGAACGCTACCTCGCCCAGGCGCGCGAGCTGAAGGTGGGTCAGTGGCTCGAATTCGTCGCCGCCGACGGCACCACCGACCGCGCGAAGCTTTCCTGGATCAGCCCGATCAGCGGCCGCTACCTCTTCGTGAACCGTCGCGGCCTCAAGGTGGCCGACCACAGCCTCGCGGGCCTTGCCCAGGCCTTCGCGAACGGCACGGCGCGTGTACTCGATTCCACGCTCCTGTTCGATCGCGCGATGGACGCCATCGTCGAGAAGCTCCGCCAGCCGGAAGGCTGA